Proteins encoded within one genomic window of Parolsenella massiliensis:
- a CDS encoding ABC transporter permease, with the protein MSDTKAFSAQEALSEQSTLDMLKRERKANDAWHKLARNKMAVVGLVIVAFMVILAVFAPLLAPQNPDAIDVTKSFLKPGVEGHILGTDAYGRDLLSRIIYGARISIFVAVGGSILGAIVGILLGLVAGYFGGVVDSVIMRIMDGMMAFPFILLALILMTILGTGIINVILAIGVSNVPSFARVVRGQVHIVKNSEYCNAERVLGASGSRILFRHILMNSISPIIVYFTLNVASAIISEAALSFLGMGITAPTPSWGNILSEGKEALRTAPHIATVSGMFILVTVVGFNLLGDGVRDVLDPKQKR; encoded by the coding sequence ATGTCAGATACCAAGGCATTCTCCGCTCAGGAGGCGCTGAGCGAGCAGTCCACGCTCGACATGCTCAAGCGCGAGCGCAAGGCGAACGACGCCTGGCACAAGCTCGCCCGTAACAAGATGGCCGTCGTCGGCCTCGTCATCGTGGCGTTCATGGTGATTCTCGCCGTGTTCGCGCCGCTTCTCGCCCCACAGAACCCCGACGCCATCGACGTCACGAAGAGCTTCCTGAAGCCCGGCGTCGAGGGGCACATCCTCGGCACCGACGCCTATGGCCGAGACCTGCTCTCGCGCATCATCTATGGCGCCCGCATCTCGATCTTCGTGGCCGTGGGTGGCTCGATCCTGGGCGCCATCGTGGGCATCCTGCTCGGACTTGTCGCCGGCTACTTCGGCGGCGTCGTCGACTCCGTGATCATGCGCATCATGGACGGCATGATGGCGTTCCCGTTCATCCTGCTCGCCCTCATCCTCATGACGATCCTGGGCACGGGCATCATCAACGTGATTCTCGCCATTGGCGTCTCGAACGTCCCGAGCTTCGCGCGCGTCGTGCGCGGCCAGGTGCACATCGTCAAGAACTCCGAGTACTGCAACGCCGAGCGCGTGCTGGGCGCCTCGGGCTCGCGCATCCTGTTCCGCCACATCCTCATGAACTCGATCTCGCCGATCATCGTGTACTTCACGCTGAACGTGGCGAGCGCCATCATCTCCGAGGCGGCCCTGTCGTTCCTCGGCATGGGCATCACGGCGCCCACGCCCTCGTGGGGCAACATCCTGTCCGAGGGCAAGGAGGCGTTGCGCACCGCTCCGCACATCGCCACCGTCTCCGGCATGTTCATACTCGTCACCGTCGTTGGCTTCAACCTGCTTGGTGACGGCGTCCGCGACGTCCTCGACCCGAAGCAGAAGAGGTAG
- a CDS encoding ABC transporter ATP-binding protein, with protein MSDKTNNAEQVACPAEHLVEVHDLKTYFHTAAGTAKAVDGVSFTLDRGKTLAIVGESGSGKSVTESSLMRLLPKTGKIEGGTVEFDGHDIVHATDAELRELRGKDISMIFQDPMTALDPVFKVGSQMIENIRIHDGLDKAAARERAIEMLRLVSIPNPEKRMDSYPYELSGGMCQRVMIAMAMSCHPKFIIADEPTTALDVTVQAQVLSLLKGLQDEMDTGILLITHNLGIVWQMADDVMVMYAGRTCEYASMEELYSNPMHPYTWGLLDSMPKLSDKAKTDLKTIPGVPPDLRLTGTCCNFYNRCPYACEKCKSEVPPLVEVRPGHFVACHRQNGEQTLVRGEAN; from the coding sequence ATGAGCGACAAGACGAACAACGCCGAGCAGGTTGCATGCCCTGCGGAGCACCTTGTCGAGGTCCACGACCTCAAGACGTACTTCCACACGGCCGCCGGCACCGCCAAGGCCGTCGACGGCGTGAGCTTCACGCTCGACCGAGGCAAGACGCTCGCCATCGTGGGCGAGTCCGGCTCGGGCAAGAGCGTCACGGAGAGCTCCCTCATGCGCCTGCTCCCCAAGACGGGCAAGATCGAGGGCGGCACCGTGGAGTTCGACGGCCACGACATCGTCCACGCCACCGACGCCGAGCTTCGCGAGCTGCGCGGCAAGGACATCTCGATGATCTTCCAGGACCCGATGACGGCCCTGGACCCGGTGTTCAAGGTCGGCAGCCAGATGATCGAGAACATCCGCATCCACGACGGGCTGGACAAGGCGGCCGCTCGCGAACGCGCCATCGAGATGCTGCGCCTCGTGAGCATCCCCAACCCCGAGAAGCGCATGGACTCCTATCCTTATGAGCTCTCGGGCGGCATGTGCCAGCGCGTCATGATCGCCATGGCCATGAGCTGCCACCCCAAGTTCATCATCGCCGACGAGCCCACCACGGCCCTCGACGTGACGGTCCAGGCGCAGGTGCTGTCGCTGCTCAAGGGCCTGCAGGACGAGATGGACACGGGCATCCTGCTCATCACGCACAACCTGGGCATCGTCTGGCAGATGGCCGATGACGTCATGGTCATGTACGCGGGCCGCACGTGCGAGTACGCCTCCATGGAGGAGCTGTACTCCAACCCGATGCACCCCTACACCTGGGGCCTTCTCGACTCCATGCCCAAGCTCTCCGACAAGGCCAAGACCGACCTCAAGACAATCCCGGGCGTGCCGCCCGACCTGAGGCTCACGGGCACCTGCTGCAACTTCTACAACCGCTGCCCGTACGCCTGCGAGAAGTGCAAGAGCGAGGTGCCGCCCCTCGTGGAGGTGCGCCCCGGTCACTTCGTGGCGTGCCACAGGCAGAACGGCGAGCAGACGCTCGTCCGTGGGGAGGCGAACTAA
- a CDS encoding ABC transporter ATP-binding protein → MANDNVILGIKNLNKEFRLRGDGLFGKPQTLHALSGVSFDVYEGETLGIIGESGCGKSTLGRCIVGLHEPTSGEIIYNGQDISKLKGAARKPVSKNIQMIFQDSYSSLDPRFTAAAAIEEPMLIHGTEPDAAKRQERVLQLMKEVGLDVQHLQRYPHEFSGGQRQRINVARALSLDPKIIVCDEPVSALDVSIQAQVLNLFRRLQRERGLTYVFISHDLSVVKHISDRVAIMYLGRVMEISPAHSIYENPLHPYTKALLSAIPPENPFERHPEMKLEGEIPSPVGDQVGCPLAGRCPNATERCHRERPALVETEPNHKVACFLYHDEVAE, encoded by the coding sequence ATGGCCAACGACAATGTGATTCTTGGCATCAAGAACCTCAACAAGGAGTTCCGTCTTCGTGGCGACGGTCTCTTCGGCAAGCCTCAGACGCTGCATGCGCTGTCCGGCGTGTCGTTTGACGTCTATGAGGGTGAGACCCTCGGCATCATCGGCGAGTCCGGTTGTGGCAAGTCGACCCTCGGCCGCTGCATCGTCGGCCTTCATGAGCCCACGAGCGGCGAGATCATCTACAACGGCCAGGACATTAGCAAGCTCAAGGGTGCTGCCCGCAAGCCGGTGAGCAAGAACATCCAGATGATCTTCCAGGACTCCTACTCGAGCCTCGACCCGCGCTTCACGGCCGCGGCGGCCATCGAGGAGCCCATGCTCATCCATGGCACCGAGCCCGACGCCGCCAAGCGCCAGGAGCGCGTGCTCCAGCTCATGAAGGAGGTCGGACTCGACGTCCAGCACCTCCAGCGCTACCCGCACGAGTTCTCCGGCGGCCAGCGCCAGCGCATCAACGTGGCCCGCGCCCTGTCGCTCGACCCCAAGATCATCGTGTGCGACGAGCCCGTCTCGGCACTCGACGTCTCCATCCAGGCGCAGGTCCTCAACCTGTTCCGCCGCCTTCAGCGCGAGCGCGGCCTCACGTACGTGTTCATCAGCCACGACCTGTCTGTGGTCAAGCACATCTCGGACCGCGTGGCCATCATGTACCTTGGCCGCGTCATGGAGATTTCGCCGGCGCACAGCATCTACGAGAACCCGCTGCACCCCTACACGAAGGCGCTCCTCTCGGCCATTCCGCCCGAGAACCCCTTCGAGCGGCACCCCGAGATGAAGCTCGAGGGAGAGATCCCGAGCCCCGTGGGAGACCAGGTGGGGTGTCCGCTCGCCGGCCGCTGCCCCAACGCCACGGAGCGCTGCCACCGCGAGCGCCCGGCGCTCGTAGAGACCGAGCCCAACCACAAGGTGGCCTGCTTCCTGTATCACGACGAGGTCGCCGAGTAA
- a CDS encoding M20 family metallopeptidase, with the protein MAVTKQQLHETVLAHKDDLLTLCQQLIQIKNQSPIDDQEPGIEFVRNYLAEHGIDSERIVADTGEDYPVVYARIGSDEGFRVVLNGHVDVVPVGNLDGWDFDPFSGEIRDGKILGRGTSDMKCGLAVLLFSMAMLNESGADLKGDIRLHVVCDEEIAGTGTKWFCENGYADGANAVMVGEPTGHDTIEIGQKGILHLTLTAHGTPGHGSTGNYKGDNAITKLAKVILNIDDLTAVPGHYDASQARALANSRTIAERTIDNPNVGNVIDHCSANVGIIQGGGKINQVPDLASCNVDVRLPYGCKHEDVVAAVDAMIAKSGVTGVEASYEWIAEGNYTDDESKLVTSLKANIEQVWGEECLPAYQWASSDAAHYRKLGAPTIQFGPANNAGIHGYNEDVDVIDVVHAAEIYMMSLCDMLGVE; encoded by the coding sequence ATGGCAGTCACGAAGCAGCAGCTTCACGAGACGGTGCTCGCCCACAAGGACGATCTGCTCACGCTGTGCCAGCAGCTCATCCAGATCAAGAACCAGAGCCCGATCGACGACCAGGAGCCCGGCATCGAGTTCGTGCGCAACTACCTGGCGGAGCATGGCATCGACTCCGAGCGCATTGTGGCCGACACCGGCGAGGACTACCCGGTGGTCTACGCGCGCATCGGCTCCGACGAGGGCTTCCGCGTCGTGCTTAACGGCCACGTGGACGTTGTGCCCGTGGGCAACCTCGACGGCTGGGACTTCGACCCGTTCTCCGGAGAGATTCGCGACGGCAAGATCTTGGGCCGCGGCACGTCCGACATGAAGTGCGGCCTTGCGGTGCTGCTGTTCTCCATGGCCATGCTCAACGAGAGTGGCGCCGACCTCAAGGGCGACATCCGCCTGCACGTCGTCTGCGACGAGGAGATCGCCGGCACCGGCACGAAGTGGTTCTGCGAGAACGGCTATGCCGACGGCGCGAACGCCGTCATGGTGGGTGAGCCCACCGGCCACGACACGATCGAGATTGGCCAAAAGGGCATCCTGCACCTCACGCTCACGGCCCACGGCACGCCCGGCCACGGCTCCACGGGCAACTACAAGGGCGACAACGCCATCACCAAGCTTGCGAAGGTCATCCTGAACATCGACGACCTCACCGCCGTGCCCGGTCACTACGACGCCTCCCAGGCCCGTGCGCTCGCCAACTCTCGCACGATCGCCGAGCGCACGATCGACAATCCCAACGTGGGCAACGTCATCGACCACTGCTCGGCCAACGTGGGCATCATCCAGGGCGGCGGCAAGATCAACCAGGTGCCCGACCTGGCCTCCTGCAACGTCGACGTTCGCCTGCCGTACGGCTGCAAGCACGAGGACGTCGTGGCCGCCGTTGACGCCATGATCGCCAAGAGCGGCGTCACGGGCGTCGAGGCGAGCTACGAGTGGATCGCCGAGGGCAACTACACCGACGACGAGTCCAAGCTCGTGACGAGCCTCAAGGCCAACATCGAGCAGGTCTGGGGCGAGGAGTGCCTGCCGGCCTACCAGTGGGCGAGCTCCGACGCCGCGCACTACCGCAAGCTCGGCGCGCCGACGATCCAGTTTGGCCCGGCCAACAACGCCGGCATCCACGGCTACAACGAGGACGTGGACGTCATCGACGTGGTGCACGCCGCAGAGATCTACATGATGTCGCTGTGCGACATGCTGGGGGTGGAGTAG
- a CDS encoding S10 family peptidase, producing the protein MSEQVVAQAADPNAVPAAKQSKTLTWGVGEESIDYVASASHLDIYDPQRVLEGKMFNVSYVASAVNGEAVDAASRPVTFAFNGGPGSASVPINFGGLGPRRVVSEGEQFASARYEVVDNPGTLLRETDLVFLDALGTGWSFVADGYDTKRVYGLEEDARTFCRAIIRWLDEHNRWGSPLYIYGESYGTMRSAVLMRYLGEAGVPLAGVVMLSAYFDWSQNLPGNDLYYLGMLPSFASTAQHFGITGRGVDEDKWFDEASEFTATEYAASLMKGDRIDPREKRRVAKKMERYIGIPAELLLAHNNRIELEDFRANLLKDKGLMCGRLDMRYTETMTLPVQRNTFYFACEDPAGHALENAWYGAFRSFLRSELGYENPAEYRLSVWGEIGIGWNWVHDEPGMDDTKTAAPNLAFDIATALRRSPTTKLAILGGRYDAATPWWNMDHTMSQLFLPKQLKDQITYHRYGCGHMAYTDVPTLMQMVDDMHEFYAK; encoded by the coding sequence ATGAGCGAGCAGGTCGTGGCGCAGGCCGCAGATCCCAACGCGGTGCCTGCCGCCAAGCAGAGCAAGACCCTGACCTGGGGCGTGGGCGAGGAGTCCATCGACTACGTCGCCAGCGCCTCTCACCTCGACATCTATGACCCGCAGCGCGTGCTCGAGGGCAAGATGTTCAACGTGAGCTACGTCGCGAGCGCCGTGAACGGCGAGGCGGTCGATGCGGCGTCGCGCCCCGTGACGTTCGCGTTCAACGGCGGCCCAGGCTCGGCCTCGGTGCCCATCAACTTCGGCGGCCTTGGTCCCCGCCGCGTCGTGAGCGAGGGCGAGCAGTTCGCGAGCGCCCGCTACGAGGTCGTCGACAACCCCGGCACGCTTCTGCGCGAGACCGATCTCGTCTTCCTCGACGCCCTGGGCACTGGTTGGTCGTTCGTGGCAGACGGCTATGACACCAAGCGCGTCTACGGCCTCGAGGAGGACGCGCGCACGTTCTGCCGCGCCATCATCCGCTGGCTCGACGAGCACAATCGCTGGGGCAGCCCGCTCTACATCTACGGCGAGTCCTACGGCACCATGCGCTCCGCCGTGCTCATGCGCTACCTGGGCGAGGCCGGCGTGCCGCTCGCGGGCGTCGTCATGCTCTCGGCCTACTTTGACTGGTCACAGAACCTGCCGGGCAACGACCTCTACTACCTGGGCATGCTTCCGAGCTTTGCCTCCACGGCCCAGCACTTTGGCATCACGGGCCGCGGCGTGGACGAGGACAAGTGGTTCGACGAGGCAAGCGAGTTCACGGCGACCGAGTACGCCGCCTCGCTCATGAAGGGTGACCGCATCGACCCGCGCGAGAAGCGCCGCGTCGCCAAGAAGATGGAGCGCTACATCGGCATCCCCGCCGAGCTCCTTCTCGCGCACAACAACCGCATCGAGCTCGAGGACTTCCGTGCCAACCTCCTCAAGGACAAGGGGCTCATGTGCGGCCGCCTCGACATGCGCTACACCGAGACGATGACGCTGCCCGTCCAGCGCAACACGTTCTACTTTGCTTGCGAGGACCCGGCGGGCCACGCCCTGGAGAACGCCTGGTACGGCGCCTTCCGCAGCTTTCTGCGCAGCGAGCTTGGCTACGAGAACCCCGCCGAGTACCGCCTGTCCGTGTGGGGAGAGATCGGCATCGGCTGGAACTGGGTGCACGACGAGCCGGGCATGGACGACACCAAGACGGCCGCGCCCAACCTCGCGTTCGACATCGCCACGGCGCTGCGCCGCAGCCCCACGACCAAGCTCGCCATTCTCGGCGGCCGCTATGACGCGGCGACGCCCTGGTGGAACATGGACCACACGATGAGCCAGCTGTTCCTGCCCAAGCAGCTCAAGGACCAGATCACCTACCACCGCTACGGCTGCGGCCACATGGCCTACACCGACGTCCCCACGCTCATGCAGATGGTCGACGACATGCACGAGTTCTACGCCAAGTAG
- the pheS gene encoding phenylalanine--tRNA ligase subunit alpha, producing the protein MTIIDDLKAIESEAAKGIGGVGDLAELDRIRVAVTGKKGSLTGVLRQMGQLDPEDRPRVGKLANEVRARIEVSLEQRKHELEHAALEARIAADSVDVTLPGRVPNVGSEHLISQIIEEIEQIFCGMGYTVEDGPYIETSYYNFTALNAPLDHPSRSARDTFYVEDNNPGSLEHSEAHANGESDILLRTQTSGVQAHTMESHEPPIYMICPGTVFRPDTPDACHLPQFNQIEGLVVDEGITFGDLKGTLDYFCREMFGKDRATRYRPHFFPFTEPSCEVDVSCGVCGGKGCRFCKGTGWLEILGCGMVDPNVLDNCGVDHEKYTGFAFGIGAERVAALRYDLPDLRMLMTGDMRFLSQF; encoded by the coding sequence ATGACGATCATCGACGACCTCAAGGCCATCGAGAGCGAGGCGGCCAAGGGCATCGGCGGCGTGGGAGACCTCGCCGAGCTCGACCGCATTCGCGTGGCCGTGACGGGCAAGAAGGGCTCGCTCACCGGCGTGCTGCGCCAGATGGGCCAGCTCGACCCGGAGGACCGCCCGCGCGTGGGCAAGCTCGCCAACGAGGTCCGTGCCCGCATCGAGGTGTCCCTCGAGCAGCGCAAGCACGAGCTGGAGCACGCCGCCCTCGAGGCGCGCATCGCCGCCGACTCGGTGGACGTGACGCTTCCCGGCCGCGTTCCCAACGTGGGCTCGGAGCACCTGATCTCCCAGATCATCGAGGAGATCGAGCAGATCTTCTGCGGCATGGGCTACACCGTGGAGGACGGCCCCTACATCGAGACGAGCTACTACAACTTCACGGCGCTGAACGCCCCGCTCGACCACCCGAGCCGCAGCGCCCGTGACACGTTCTACGTCGAGGACAACAACCCCGGCAGCCTCGAGCACTCCGAGGCCCACGCCAATGGCGAGTCCGACATCCTGCTGCGCACGCAGACCTCCGGCGTCCAGGCGCACACGATGGAGAGCCACGAGCCGCCCATCTACATGATCTGCCCGGGCACGGTCTTCCGCCCCGACACGCCCGACGCCTGCCACCTGCCCCAGTTCAACCAGATCGAGGGCCTCGTCGTGGACGAGGGCATCACGTTCGGCGACCTCAAGGGCACGCTCGACTACTTCTGCCGCGAGATGTTCGGCAAGGACCGCGCCACCCGCTACCGCCCGCACTTCTTCCCCTTCACCGAGCCCAGCTGCGAGGTCGACGTCTCCTGCGGAGTCTGCGGAGGCAAGGGCTGCCGCTTCTGCAAGGGCACCGGTTGGCTCGAGATTCTCGGCTGCGGCATGGTCGACCCCAACGTGCTCGACAACTGCGGCGTCGATCACGAGAAGTACACGGGATTCGCCTTCGGCATCGGCGCCGAGCGCGTTGCCGCCCTTCGCTACGACCTGCCCGACCTGCGCATGCTCATGACTGGCGACATGCGCTTCCTCTCCCAGTTCTAG